tttgaaaaaaaagaaaggtagccAATATGAAGAGGGGTAGGAGACTGATCACGGTGTCAAACCTAAATACGGTGAGGACTGCACGGTAAAGCTGTGCATAGGCAGCAGTAGCAACAGCTCTACATGTAGACAGGGTCACACCGTAGATGCATCGAGTGTAAGAGGTTCTTTGTGGAGCAGCCCAAAAACGCAAGCGAACGAGACAGGAGGAACACGGGTTCACTCATGTGCCAACATTCTCCAACAATAAAAAGGAATGGGAGAGGAGGCGCTACACAGAAAGCAACAGGGGAAGGAAAGTGGGCGCGACCAGGAAACACGTGGACCAGTTGTAGCTCCTGCTCTCATCCTCTTCGCACATCCCCGTGGCAGCTGCAAGCCTTCTCGGTGCGTGCCCACTAATGTGTCATGTCTGCGTTGTGTGTACATCCTTGTCTCCCTCGATGGGGGACGAGATGGAAGGAGGGGGAGCAAGAGGCAAGGAGGAGGAGGCTGGGAGGTCTCCCTCTGAAACTGTGGGTATTAGGTGTAGGAGGAAAGGGGGGAAGGGGGCATGTCTTTCGAATTAGCAGCATCCGGAGCTGCGAGGCTGGACGGGCGTTCCCGGGTTGATCTTGCCGTCGCCAGATCGCAGGTTTGCCTCTGTTGTTGGGGGGCCCATGCGGTTCTTGATCTCGGCCGCCATTGTCATGAATGCCTGTTCCACGTTTGTGGCATTCTTGGCACTCGTCTCTAAGAAGGGAATGCCCAGCTGGTCCGCGAACTCCTGCGGCGGTAAAACGCGAGGGGCACGTAAATACCACAGTCAACACAGACGAACACACATGTGAAACCGAAAGGAAACAACCTCCTGCAGCTTGGGTTTTTCGTCTGAAGAAACATTCCATTTGCACGTAATGCACATTTGTGTAGAGTTGCAACATCCTAGTTTAATTCTAAGACATCTGCTTCACATCAAAGTGAAATATGTGTGTGCTTGAAGAcattagaaaagaaaaatggcTAAACATCCTGAAGGGGCGGcgacgcaagacgacgaagacagaaggcaggaacacacaggactgcactgaactcacaactaactttatttgaAGGCATACACGAACTTATGTACTACTACCCGTAGCCACATGCTTGCCCATcgtggctatgggttgtagtACATAAGTTTGTGCATGCCTTTgaataaagttagttgcgagttcagagctgtcctgtgtgttcctccCTTATGTCTGTCTTGCACAGCCCCTTCAAGATGCTCAACCagtaccaacatgcccaaatgTCGATCTTTCTACAGAAAAATGGCATCTAGAATGAAAGTGAGcgcccctccccctttccctttgGTGGCACGGGGAGGCGCCACTCAGCGTGAAGACACTATCTATCTGGTCTAGCTATCATGGTGAGCAAAAGCGAGTCTAGGACAATAACACACACGAGGCCTTCGCTGCTATGCACTGATCAGCCATGACGCGATGAGAATTGCAGCTTTCGCGCTGCTTCAGTGGAAAATATAAGCAGGATTTACTGATTCATAAATAAAAGCAAGTTgacgtagtaagcatttgtttgttttcttgagaATTTTGATAATTCGACATTCAGTTATTTCAGACATTTCTTCTGGTCACGTAAGAtccaaattaacgaggttttgctGTACCAGTGGCCCTGCGTGTCACTAGCCTAAAAGTTAAATAACACGCCACAGAAGCTAGTCAGTACTGCCTCCCCAACAAGCAATGCATGCCTAACCACAGCTTTAGACAAATCTGTGTATCTCAATCATTCTGGCTCTCTTCCCACCTAGAGAAATGGATGAACTGTTCCTGCCTTAACACAAGTCAAGCTTGTGTGTTACTCGTAAGCACTGCATGAATGCGAGAGTCCTCTTGATTATATTCAGGCCATAAGGGTGCTGTAGTTGCACTAAAAATTGATGATCAAGATGTTGACCGTTTATTCAAGATCTGTGATTATGAAGATGACTGTTTATTCACAATTTGCAGGCTTTGTTCTGTAGAGGCCCTGTCAACAGGCACTTTGCATGCTCCTAGTCGCAGCAAGAACAATCTGTGCCACAAATATTTATGAAGTGTATTCACAATACAATCACTTAATGGCAGCTGAAGTTTCAGTTGCTGTTAAACACTGGTTCTGTAAGTTGTCGCTACGCATTTAGGTCTACAAAATCGACATGTCTGAACTAATCTGGCTACAAAAGAAAGTCAAGGACGGCATCTATTTTTCTTGAGTGTGTTCTCCCCTAAACTAGGCACAGATGAAGAAAacaaagttattggtgtcaatcAAAAATCTTAGTTTGAAAAATCTGGCACTTTTACTATCAAATCATGAAAGTGGCAGGTACAGATTAGCCGTCACGTGCTGCAACATTGCAAATAAAGCAACAATGGCTCCAACAAGAGTAAAAGCGAGAAGAACCGTACACAAAATCTCAAAGTATACAGATGGAAAATCAAAACGTTAACAGTCCCATATCAGTGTAGAACAATATTGACAGCTGTGACATGTTACCAGAACCTTTATGCGTTCTGCAGTATACCTACACTAACCCCGAAATATGCGAGCCTTAAGACaccgaaaaaataaaaaggtaTTAACCCAACCTAAGCACCTATTTCCAAATTCACCCTGCAATGCATAATTTCTAACCAGAGGAAAATACCTAAATGTGCTGCTCACAAAACAACAGCAACTGGGGTGCAAGGACTTGTGTTCAGACAGCCAAAGGAACGGTTGATGGGAAAACAATCACTTTTCATCATTCCCAGGAGTATGTGTGTCATCATGCCAAGTCCATCACCCCATAACCACGGACTATATTCTTCACAATTACTTCCAATGCCCTGAAGGCCTCTTCCAAGAAATAAAAGCAACATTACCTTCGAGAGCTCGGAACAAAAACACTGGCCTCAAGGGTGCGGGAGTTTTCTTTTACTGCACACAAACgaaaaggcacacacacaaataacAGACCTAGCGACCAAATGGCCACCGAGCTCCACTACGGTAATTAAGCTGAATATGTTTGGTCTTTTGACTGCGCCAAATGTGGGGCCAGATGTACAGGAAAAATACAATGAGCGAGCTAAAGCAGAAATTCAAGCATTTCTAAGGACCGCAGAAAATGTAACGGTTATTGAGACATGTCATTATCGAAGTCAAAGGTTCTCAAAGAAGAGTGTCAAGGACCACTATGAACCCTGTATTTCACTTTTCTCGCATTCCCGATTTCAGAGATCACTACAAGTTCAGTTCCGCAGCCGTGTAGGAGTATAACAGCATTGCAGTAATAAAGCATATGTTGATGCTTATCAGTTTGCTAATTGGGCTGAGAAGAACTTGTAGAGAAATGACTTGACAAAACGCAGCACTTGCCTTCGCTGTCGTGTAGTCAACCACCTTCTTTGTTGTGAGGTCGCACTTGTTACCAACCAGGAGCTTGTTGACATTCTCACAGGCATAACGGTCAATTTCTTGAAGCCACTGCTTGACATTGTTGAATGACTCCTGCAATCAAAGAGCAAAGGAATCAAATTAAGCATGACAAAGTCAGTGGCAGAGTTTCAAACTCCAACCACCTTTAACAATGACTAAGTATCGCCCTAATAAAGTCTGCTAAATGAGATAAGAACATTGTCAATCCTTGTGAAGAACACACTAATATTAGGGCTGTGCAAATACAATTTTGCAACTGAATACAAATACTCAGCTTCAAATATCAAATGATgcgcacatgcatttattagcaagtttggtgaatttttttatctCGGAGCATTGCAATTAAATTGACAATACTAAAAAGCTAGACTAGTAAGCTTGAAACTTGGAAGATTTGGCAATTCCCACTAGCTGTCCTCAccagcctgtgccttattatactgCATCAAATGGCCATAAAAtcggaggcatttgaccctgtgccaGTCTTCACTCATCACACTGTCACAAGCAATACACTCAATTGAGGGAAGCGGTGTGCGAAAACCCCTACCCCTTGCTACtgaaaggctggctttcctgcacAGTTAATAGACATTTAGTGGCTAAGTGTGCTTTAGAGGCGAAATTTCACTAGCAGCACGAAATAGCAAATTTCAGCAGAAAATCTCCCCAATAGTCTTACATTTGATAGAAACAAATGCCAAGAAGCATGTTGGCTACCGCAGTCAGCAATATGCTCGATCTGATTCGAATAATCGTATCCAACCGAATGTTCAAACATTCAAACATGTTCGAACATCTATTTTCCAAATCGAATGCAACTAATAAAAATATATTGTATAATATTCAAACTTTTCGAATATATGCACACTCCTAACTAGTATCCTTGGCTAAACTGTGCTCAATCAGCATGCTGCAGAGAGCCCAAAAATGGAAAAGCACAATTAGCTGTCTTGTATGGCCCAACTATCTTCAGGTAATGGACATACTGCAGGTAGAGGCAACAGCAAATCTGGACTATATTCTGTTCCCACTTGAAACTGGCGGTTATGGCTTTGTACAGATTCATGAAAGACGTAAAAGTTGATCAGTGAAGGTCAAGTCTAAATGTACCATTTgcagtggtggtccagccagTTTTAGATTTGGAGCAGTAAAAGGTCATTCTGGAGCAGATTAGGAGCAGCCACAACAGCATTTTGAAGCACTTTCGAAGcagaaaaatgtctttttggaacaCTTGCAGTAGTACAGCAGTAATCCGTAGCCATTTGGCAAAGCTTATTAGGTGTTGTGTCATTAAGTGATGCTGAACAGTGAAGCAAGAGAAAGCCAACAGCAACCAATTAAACTTGTCTTCCCAGAGACGGTAACCACGTAGATGATGCAAACATTTTTATTCATTAGACAAGGGACTTAATTTTGTAAACAATAAAATATTGAAGGTAACGAGAAGAAAGCTGTGCACGTAAAGATCTAAAGGGCTGCCAGTTTTACATGATATGGCAAGAGAACACGAGGCTACTATGTTCCTGCATATTTTAATAATTTATCTCAATGCCTCTTGCACGCTCAAACTAAATACAAGTTAAAGAAGGCACTCAGGCAAATTGACAATTAGTCGCCTTCAGTGGTCAGACAATTAGTTGCCTTCACTacttccctttattttttttcctcctatGGACTATCTTAAAATGTGAAAAGTGCCATTTACATTTCCTAATGATTTCTGCTGCCTGTCAGGCCCTGCCGCTCAAGCCctctgtggctttggcaggcccgatttgTATGCTGCTTTGTTTGCAACTTTGTGCAATAAAGTgttattattactgttattatAGTAGGCATATTGGTGCCCATACTGTGATAGGAAATGGCAGGTACACCCATGTACAATTAAGGGAAACATACGAtgtcctgtgacaattgccccttccaattttttttaatgcttcccCGGAAtacttcgcgtatgcttcaccacgtaacactGCGGTATTGAGgggaagctgactttcgggaactggtAATATGCAATGAGCCATACTtggaagccattggcgaggattacagagACTGAGTAACAGTGGCGATTTGCTTCAATACAGCACCAAACAGCAAGCTTGGCAGCTAACATCGAAGCAGCTGGGCCTAGCGTTACCGcgatggtggctacggctgccagcggatctgcatgcgagagcaccGGTTTGAGGCGGCGAGATACTCAATATGGCCGCAGTGGAGGCTTCGGTTAATGCAGTTTCGGACCTTCAGTCATGGTAAAAAGTTTGGAAAATCAGACGGCAAAGGTTTttcgcgtccgaaatttcagatgttcttatacattgactatgGGTAAGTGACGGTGCTGCGAATGCTCTAGAACATTTCCGAACATGTCCGTAAATTGGGCTTACGGAAAATCAGTCGACTGTATTTGAATGTTTACAAATCCATTCGTATAGTGGAGTGATTGCATAACGCTACTGAAAACATTTCACTGCCATGAAAACGTGAAAATACCGCACTTTCGCGCAGTTGGCGCAAATTATACTTGAGTGGGCTGGCGCAGCCAGGAACAGGCAATTCGAATTGTAGCAAAATGGCGCAGGTGGACCACTACTGCATTTGATAACCTCCAGCCAGTACCCACACAATGAAGGTCACAATGTGGCATCCCAGTACAGGTGGCCGCAATGAAATTTACCTACTATggcatattgctacacgcgtgtggtaaatataacctgtaaatagttgcttgtCTTACTGACTCGCCCTTCGCGCAACAATATTAATGCGGCTAGCACGTTTATACAACGGCAATGCTACATACAAATTGCAGTGGAAGGGCTTATATTCCGATAAGTTTGCAACTCTGGCCTGTACTGAAACTGGCAATTCTGGCTAGGCATGCAAACTTTCAGACATCCAAGGAAGAAAAAGACCCATCACAAAAGGTCAAGTCTATGTGTGTCATCATGTTTGGCAACCACCAGAAGAAGCCAGCTTTCTTTCGCAGCAACCAGTGCCCTCACGAAGAATAGGGCCAAACCCTGAATGCACTGCAATGATAAAGCTACACCCCTACTCGTGCAGTGGGATGCCTACACCTCAATTACACCGTGGCATGGTCAAATCCCAATTGTAGTACAGCAACAAGACTATGCAATCACAGTGCCTTATGGTACATTTTAGTAGTTCCTGCCACTCAAACATGCTTTAACAACCTCCTCTAGATACCAGGACAGGGAATGTCTACTGCCCCAAGCAGTAGACATTTAACAGCCAAATGTAAGGTGCACCCCAATCGTGCTCGAAAGCAATCAGCCGAATGCACCATTTAACAAACAAAGCTAAACACCAACTAGCGCGGCAACAAACCTTCTTTAAATTTGCTTCAAGACGTCCTGTTAATATACAGTATAAATATATGTAATATGTTCTCTTGATATATTGAACACATTTTCTTTACTGGTAGGAAGA
The sequence above is a segment of the Dermacentor variabilis isolate Ectoservices chromosome 7, ASM5094787v1, whole genome shotgun sequence genome. Coding sequences within it:
- the Rab1 gene encoding RAS oncogene family member Rab1; the protein is MTTMNPEYDYLFKLLLIGDSGVGKSCLLLRFADDTYTESYISTIGVDFKIRTIELEGKTIKLQIWDTAGQERFRTITSSYYRGAHGIIVAYDVTDQESFNNVKQWLQEIDRYACENVNKLLVGNKCDLTTKKVVDYTTAKEFADQLGIPFLETSAKNATNVEQAFMTMAAEIKNRMGPPTTEANLRSGDGKINPGTPVQPRSSGCC